In Citrus sinensis cultivar Valencia sweet orange chromosome 4, DVS_A1.0, whole genome shotgun sequence, one DNA window encodes the following:
- the LOC102629405 gene encoding 30S ribosomal protein 3-1, chloroplastic isoform X2, with the protein MLSSMALQSTVNGAFTTRSSFPSQKLTVKPTKTTILHQNRTKPISRNQRLVALATPESLTAEEATTTSTETIPATPVETKAGVSVKQLEKPRLVLKFIWMEKNIGLALDQTIPGYGTIPLSQYFFWPRKDAWEELKTTLESKPWISQKMMIILLNQATDIINLWQQSGGNLTT; encoded by the exons ATGTTATCATCAATGGCACTTCAATCTACTGTTAATGGTGCATTCACCACACGCTCCTCATTCCCTTCCCAAAAACTCACTGTCAAACCCACCAAAACCACCATTCTTCACCAAAATAGAACCAAACCCATTTCAAGAAACCAAAGGCTCGTTGCTTTAGCAACCCCAGAATCACTCACAGCTGAAGAAGCAACAACAACATCCACAGAGACCATCCCAGCAACCCCAGTAGAAACTAAG GCGGGGGTGTCAGTGAAGCAATTGGAGAAGCCAAGGCTGGTATTGAAGTTTATATGGATGGAGAAGAACATTGGTCTAGCTCTTGACCAGACGATACCTGGGTATGGCACCATTCCTTTGAGTCAATACTTCTTTTGGCCGAGAAAAGATGCATGGGAAGAGCTCAAGACAACTCTTGAGAGCAAACCCTGGATTTCCCAGAAAATGATGATTATACTTCTAAATCAGGCCACTGATATTATCAATTTGTGGCAGCAGAGCGGTGGCAATCTTACTACTTAG
- the LOC102629405 gene encoding 30S ribosomal protein 3-1, chloroplastic isoform X1: MLSSMALQSTVNGAFTTRSSFPSQKLTVKPTKTTILHQNRTKPISRNQRLVALATPESLTAEEATTTSTETIPATPVETKKAGVSVKQLEKPRLVLKFIWMEKNIGLALDQTIPGYGTIPLSQYFFWPRKDAWEELKTTLESKPWISQKMMIILLNQATDIINLWQQSGGNLTT; encoded by the exons ATGTTATCATCAATGGCACTTCAATCTACTGTTAATGGTGCATTCACCACACGCTCCTCATTCCCTTCCCAAAAACTCACTGTCAAACCCACCAAAACCACCATTCTTCACCAAAATAGAACCAAACCCATTTCAAGAAACCAAAGGCTCGTTGCTTTAGCAACCCCAGAATCACTCACAGCTGAAGAAGCAACAACAACATCCACAGAGACCATCCCAGCAACCCCAGTAGAAACTAAG AAGGCGGGGGTGTCAGTGAAGCAATTGGAGAAGCCAAGGCTGGTATTGAAGTTTATATGGATGGAGAAGAACATTGGTCTAGCTCTTGACCAGACGATACCTGGGTATGGCACCATTCCTTTGAGTCAATACTTCTTTTGGCCGAGAAAAGATGCATGGGAAGAGCTCAAGACAACTCTTGAGAGCAAACCCTGGATTTCCCAGAAAATGATGATTATACTTCTAAATCAGGCCACTGATATTATCAATTTGTGGCAGCAGAGCGGTGGCAATCTTACTACTTAG